CATAGCTAAGTCATAACTAGAATGAATAAACCATAGAGGATTTGTCAACATCTGTCTGCTGCAATTTAACCTCACAATCATCCTCAAGGTTGCAAAAAGCAAGGATGTCACGGATGAAATTATTTACATGCAAATCTTACTAGATtgcctcttctttttttcttccattttgcAGTTGCAGATGCCTAAAAAGGACTAACCAGAGGAACAGCAAAAGTACTTTGGGTGCTTGTAAGCCAAATGATAGAATAGAATGGAAGCAGACAAATAAGCAACACGAAAAGACTTGCAGAAGTTTCACAAAAAAGAAAGCAAGAAAACCAGTATAGTAAGTAGCTGACTGACCTAGACAACGCTAATAGCAGATCTCTGTTGTTACTAGAGTGCAAAAGAACACAGAGTAGATTATATGCAACAAATTCCATATCACATCCCTTTATTCCTTCTGCATAAAGCGTTTTTAGCTGCGACTGACACTGCATATGCCAGAACTAAGAGAGTAAGTAAGAGTAACACTCAAGCAGAAAAACCAATGATGTCTTCGCAGCAAATTACACATTTGTTCATGACATGTCCAAAAACTTTGATCCCAACGCAATTCAATATTGCAATTCTGCCAGCATGTACTCatttaaaacaagaaaaagattaaaaagttttaagaaCACATTAAGGTAATAGTTCAGAAAAAAAATTCCCAACACAACCTCACAATTTTAGAGCGGAGGTGGGGAACATCTACTATTTCTTTGATCAAAATACATAAGCagctataaatataaatattactgCTCAGAACACATTGCTTCTCTGCATGTTGAAAAAGACCAAAGGAGGACACTAGCAGAAAGAATCTGCAtctagaaaagaaaaaggatatAGGTGAAGCTGGAAAAATATGGGCAGTCATCCAATCCAGCAATGCCTAAGTACTAATAAAGCATCAGGAAGGAGTGACCCAACATTAGTAGTAAACAACAACAGACAATATGTCATTTATGTAtccaaatatttcaaaataaggaCTTATTTGTGGCATAAAGGAGACCATTCTTATACCAGCAGTGAACCCCAGAAAGGGCTGTAAGAACTATAATGGCAATACTAACAAATAATCACATTGCATTGTACCAGCTTAACTCCCCTTGCACGTGCGGGCGTATAAAAGGATTTGAACCATGGAAAAAGGTATCATAAATTTTGTCCATAGAGCACCAGAAACATTTCACCCTGATATACTTAAAGTTCTGGATTGGAAGTTCCAGTAAGGGATTTCACTCTAAACTAAATTCTATAAATTAGTTCATAAACTTGACTGTAAAAAGGATCCAGCATTCAATAACATTAAAACAAAGAAGTGTCCAACTGAACTAGCATACAAGAAACTTCAGAGAGGGATTAAGATTCTAAGAAGTTATGACTGAAAGTTCCCACCATGGGAAGGAGTACCTGATTAAATTCCGACAAGTCCCCAACTTCTATTGCCAACCGACCATGTGTTTCATACACCTAAAACAGAAGGCAGGTAAGGAAgatattaataagaaaaaataatacaacatcGATTGTAAAGAAAGTTCATATGATGATGAAAATTTTATGTCTTGTTCCATTTGAATAGTGAAATTAGCACAAGGAAATATACCTTGACTGTTAACTCGTTGCGTATGCGTTGGACTGTAAGATCTTGCCGTATTGATTTTAACTGATCACATTTGTAAAGGTAGTTCTTCGGAGAACTTTGAAccatttttaatgctttttccaaGACTTCTTCTGGTCTCACCTGCAAAGGCAGAATTACCtttgagaaatcatcaaaacttgCGAAGTGAAAATTGCCAATAGATATGCATTCCCCTTGAATTTCAAGTAACAACAGAAAGAATTAAGAGATTACAGTTGCAGGGTCAGGTGCAGAAGTAAGACGTAAGTAGCGTTTCTCAATTTCCTGGCAGGTTCCTTTGACAGTAAGAGCATCCCAATCAATATCTTCAACAGCACAGTTACCATTTTCCTCAATGTTTCTACTAAGCACCAAGGCAGTAGCCCTCCTTGCATACACATTTCCAGCTCCTCCATTTCTGGATCGATTATCATTAGCAGCTATGCGACTTCCATGCCCTCTCTCAAAACGCTTTGATCGATTTTCACGTCTCTTTCTTTCCTCTGGTGTATCTGCCGCTGCTCCTGCAGCAGATTTATAGGCTGATTGACTTCGTTCCTTATCACTATCACTGGATGCTTCACCGTTATCTGTCACATCCATTTCATCACCAACACACTGCCTCTTAGCTGGCCTAAAGACATCAGTTTTGGGGGTTTTCCGCTGTGGTAAAGAAAATTTCACATGACTCGAATTATTCACCTTGATATCTAACTTTCCACCTGAAAACTGTATGCAATCACTCAGATGAGAGACATTTTATTTGGTCATAAGGATCTGGTAACAAACTGATGGAAGCCAAAAGATTAGAACACCCCAGGCTTTAAGAGTTAAGTAGCACTAAGCCAAAAAGACAAGTATCAGATAATGTCAATCTCATGTAAGAAGAATCATAGCTGGGTCAGGACAGAGTTCACTAGAGTACCTAAAACAACAATTTAGCACCCCTTGACACAGTAATAGATCCAATGCGATCTTGCCTAAGAAGCCGCTTTGGTTCATGCGATGCAAAGGAAAACATAGTATGCTGCCTAACCCAAAAAGTACCCGATGGTTGATTCTACTTGTATCATACTATTATGCTCTAAGAAACCTGGACGAATAGCCTGTTTGACCAAACCTTAGGGAGGCCAAAATGcgtatttttctaaaaagtgcTTATTTAGAAAAGAGTGCAAGTGTTTGACTAAGCTTTTGTGAGAAAATAAGTGCTTTTGTGAGTAGCAGAAGTTGTTTTTCATACACTTAAAAAACTAATTTCCCCAAAATTGCTTCGAGAAAAGAACACTTAGAAGCACTTTCAAAATCTTGGCCAGACGCAATTTATTACTCAAAAGTGCTTTTTAAATTTACTGGCCAAACACAAACGGCTTCTCACTAAAACTTAACTTTTTTGAAAAGCACTTTTCAATATAAGTTGATTTTAGAAGCTTGGCCAAACAAGCTATAGGAGAAAAgttttttcatgaattatggAGGATTCTAAGAAAATATGTTGTGGACAACATTACAATCTCTGACACAATAAGTATGTTAAAGAACTAATAGAATTGAACATATTTTTTGGTTGATACTATGCACATTTAGATTAatcgatcaccaaaaaataagGGGAAGGAGACAGATAGAAAGTGAAGTCATGAAGCTGGAGAATCCTGGTGCGGATAAATAAACACTCAGCAACCTAGACCACCTCTTTAGATTCTTCATTTCAAGCAAGAGGCTGAAGTTGGTGAAAAATGGAAAGAGATAACTGTATAACCTTTTATCTTCAAAGGCAGAAAACTATTACCTGTTTATTCCAACTCCCATACTTAGAAGCATCAGGAGTGACTGATGCAGGTTGGACCGTTGGTTTCTCCACTTCTAAAGGCTCCCACCTACTTTTATATCGCCTACTCGGACTTCTCTTACTTTTTGGAGATGAAGAAACTGGTGCTGAGAATATTACTCTTCTGCATAGAAAAGGAAGAAGTCAAAATAGTCCTTGAATTTGACAAAAGATATCTAACTGTGAGGGAAAATTCATCAGCATAAAGGGGAAAAGGCTCATGATTATGTTCCCTAATCAGGGAAACTACACTATATACGCAGAAGTGTTTTGCTTTCAACTGTTAAACAAATACTTAAGCAAAGTAAAAAATGAATGGGAAAAGGGAGGAACAAGAAGTTTGTTTCTAACTACTGAGGCAAAAATTATTAGATTTGCACTTTGCACTAGCTGTAAGATAACTACCATATGCTAGGTGAAGTACAAATGCATAGACGAGATACAGTAATTGACATTCATGCCCTATGACAGCTACTTTGGTAAGTCACACGTGCGTGCATTGTATAGATtattatatttagatttttgTGTGAGCCCACAGCATGTGCATGCATAAGGTTTGCAGATCAGTTTTGGGAAGACTAGATAGCATACTCCTTCTTATCAGCATCCACACTGGACATGGGGAAAAGAGGCTCGGTGTCCCAGTCTCTCGTATGAAGTGTACCGTCAGCAGTTGCCTTCGTGATAATCTGCAGATTATGGTACATTTAAGTAACAGAGGGGGCAAGGAAAGAACCATGCATCAACAGAATGACATATCATTATAGTACAAGTAAATCAAATgttaatcaattaatatgaCTCATTATGTTGCAAACAGCTCAAACATTACCCAATGATACTCAGCATTAACATTACTGTAGATGGGACGCAAAATAATAGCTATAGTTATATAGAAGAGCAATGGAAGGACGACCGTGGCTATGAAGAGTTGTACAATGAGTAATACAAATTGTACTATGTACTTGATCATATCTTATTTCCTTACCAATTGCCTCTCGACACGTGTAATATACGTGGGTCCATTCTCTTTTATATCATTTCAATTTATTGtccattataaatttaaaatatcaagtcATTATCAGTTTCATTCATATTTTGTGGACCCTATTTGTCATTCAAGCTTCACtaaatgtcatcaacatactaTATGTTCAATCaaatataatagtaatattttttttatttggtccaataatttttctttcaaacttatattatatgcaactataattcatttttaaaaaaaactctattAAAAGACATTATCAATTAAATCTAGATAGAAAACTTACAAACACATCTTATGAATGAAACTACATGTATTGATTTTTCACTAGACATATAAGTGACACAAATAGTTTTAAGCATTTATCATTGAGCCATGATCAAAAACTTTGAAACTAATATTTATCATGCAACAAAACTAAAACATTATTCCAGTAATAAATTACATTTTCATCTTTAAGATAGATACCATAAACGTATTTTTACTCGAAGTTCTATTATTTTGTGACGtacaaaaaaaacactaaacagaaatgttgttatgtattagataaatatggttttattattatttaataagaacaataaattACTTGACTTAATATATTAATAGCTTATTAAATTTGCCAGTCAATTCTATTTTGATGTAGTGCTAAAAACCCATATGTTATGTACTATAAAAATGTGTATTCAAGTaagttatcagtttcaaaaaaaaaatgtgtattcaAGTCTCTAATTCTATTTCTTTCTAAATTTTCTGGCAACATCATCATTGATGCCACTTCTCTTTTTGAGCCAGATGAGTGCTCCTCATTCTATGTTCTAGCAATTCATAACTAGGAAGTTACTCAATTGCTGCTTGCTAAACTGGCTATAAAGCATTATTATCTCCATACCATCTAAAAATTCTTCATTAAGTCTCGAATAATATCTATGCAGCTCATTACATGGCAAGAACTGGAAAACGACCGAgagaaaatctcaaaaatacACTAAGATACCTCCTTCATGACAGCTTGGGATGCCACCATTTGAGTATCATCCTTGCAACGAGCCAAAGCCCTTTCAACATAACCACAAAGTGATTTAGGAAAAGTATCAGGCTGCAGACAACAGAAAGATCACTTTAATTAAGCACGGAATAAATAATCTGACATTAATTTGATGCAATGCAAGAATAAATACCATGTTATGACATGTCACCATTATCCCAATTCCCAACTATTAGTTACCACTAGAATAAAATACCAAGGTTTCTCAGATTGTGTGGCGACAAAAGTACAGAACACAACCAAGGAGCAGTATTTCATCAATAAAACCTAACAGTTGAACTGTCAATCATAACAAGATAGAAGATTGCAGCGTCAAagtatcatattaaaaaaagcTGCTCCTTACTCCTTAATAGTTCAGCAAAATCAGAAGTCCTACCAATATCGAAATTTCCTGTACAAGTGATTAAACCAAGTTGACACAAACCTACCAGTTTAGCCATTAATAACTATATCATTGTTTCAACATCAACTTGAAAAAGAGAATCCCAAACTGAAAAACCCGTTAAGAGTATTTCAAGAGAAATAATTGCAGACTCACACAGCTTTAACTTTTTCCCAAGTGAAATTCATGTTCAAACACAATAGACTTCCAGATAACCTTTTCCAACTTCCATCtcagattcttttttttttaacttgaacCAAATATCGTCACCAACATTAGTAATTAATAGATTTAACTTTAGCAAGCAAGCATGTTGCTTTTCACTTCAGAAGTTGTAACGATGTCGACCGTGAAAAGGTAAGTTGGCTATTTCTATTCTCACAGCTACACCTAAAAGATAATGcaataaaagttcaaaaaaactCTGTCCGGCTTTTACCATAATAGAATATACATTTACACAGAACTCGCAGACGTCTCAGTAGATTTGTTCACTAGACACATTTAAATGACCaagaaaatgattataaaataaCCCATCTTCGCCAAGCTTGGAATGCAATTGTTTTATCCAAAACGAACATGTGAGCTTATCCACATGCGACTCATTGGAACAACTCTGAAGGTTTTCCTGATAGACCAATGGTGGTGAGTGCCTTTAAAAGCCCTAACTACATCGTATTAAAGAAATACACAACCTACCACCCAAGCTACTGATTCACTGGTTATCAAAATATCCTCTGCATAACTATTCCGCCAATATCACCCATAATATAAACCTTCCTTACTAAAAGCACATAAATCAGCGAAAATATGGAACTCCAGAATATTAAATTAGGTTAGTCTTGCTAGTATTGATAAAATGATACCACACCAAATACACTTGACAAGTCACTTCCCAAATGCACTTCTACATATTAGACTAATGGAGTTATTTAGAGGGCTATATTAGTACTAGATCATTCTTGTCAAGCGCATAGGATCATTTGCTTTAATAGGATTTAATTAgcatcatatcattatttttgaagaaaaacttTGGCAAGTTATATGAGAAAGGTCCTAAGAGGTGCTACTCAACCAAGGGTGTAAAGAAGTCTAATCAATGCATATATGGAAGTTTAGAGAATGGCTGGCCCCTCCAATTGGTAATTTGGTTTAAGATGAAGTGAGTTGTTTTGTTAATGGCACCAAGTAGATGCAAATAAAGTACAAAAGATAGTAAGCATGAAGTAAcacttttctcaaaaaaaaaagatagtaaGCACACAAAAGAGTTTGTTAGCTCCATTCGAATATGTACTCCTCTCGAATTCGTTAATGCATTGGGGTTTTCGAATTTTCCCCTACAAATTATCCATAGTGACTACTCATAACAAGCATCACTTGACCAATTCAAAGAGAATCTTATAACAACATACCCGGTGCAATCCCCTAAGAGGTGGCTGGTCTAAGAGAAGCTTACAACAAACATAAAGGAACACTAGCACAGATATCTTCTAATTGACTATCAAGATGAAAGACTATCAAGAAGCAAGTGAAAAATCTATCATCTTAGTCAAGCATTTGAACTTTGTCCGTCAACTATGCAAAGTTATGTTACAAAACACAATTTATGATTGCATGTTTTACTGAAATGATCAAAGTTAAAGGTGTTTAACCTTGAGAGCATTCTCTGCAGCATTAGATGATACTTTTTCATTAGTTTTTGGTAAGGAAACGCTGACATATGCAGGTTTGGCCGCTGCATTAGTTGTAGAGCTTTGGATATCCAGCTTTGGTAAACCCATGGTCAATGTTGAAGTTATTCTAGGGTTTGTGGGAATCTGTAGTTTGCTAGCACTACCTGTATCGCCTGGTGTAACAGTTTGCTGCATAGTGGGCAAGGATGACTGATAATTATAGGGCATCTGATAAGAGGCTTGATATTGTGTGCTTGGTCCTTGGGGACATGAAGAACTTTGTTGAAGGTTTTCATGAGAAGGGGTTATGTCTAAAGGCTTTTGACCATAAGACTGTACTGGATCAGGCTGCTGATTTTGGAAAGAGGGAGCCCAATGTTTCCAGTAACTATCATGAACGTTTCCACCTACAGCAGGAGActgacccaaaaaaaattaaaagttaagtTCATTAGGCAAATCAAAAAGAACTCCACACATAACATGAAGGGAAAGAGAAATGAAGTTGCTTTTCTCAGTGTACTGAGTAttgaaaagcaaaaaaaaatgagGCACTGACTGCAATGACAGTAGATAACATCTCTTCTTCTGTGAGTAGCTGGCACTCAACAACTCGCACAAGATAGAAGTTGAATATCCAGACTATCAAACGTATAATAAACACGAATGATATTTAGACAGCAGAGTTAAAAGAGCATACAAGGCATTGCTTACCAGATCTTTAGCAGCTTGTTGAACAACAGAACAACTAAAATAGCAAATTAACCTAACATGTGAGTGTGATACATGATTTATCACCATCTTTTCCGTCTCTCTGATTGCTTAACATGGTTTTGAATTTTAAGAGGATGTTTGGATGGACTTATTCTAAGTAGTTTTAGGCTTTTAAgctcttctttatttttggaGGTGTTCGGGAAAGAAGAAGTGCTTTTAACCACTTTCTTTTAGGCTGaaaaagcacaaaaacaagCTAAAAGCCAAAAGGCTATTCCAAACTTATGGCTTCTAGCTTATAAGCTACTTTAAAAAGTCTATCCGAACACCCCCTAAGTGAATTACATGACAACTGATATTCAAATAGGAGTCTCGACGCATGCATAAAAGTTATGTCTCTACGCATGCATAAAATTATCTATTATAAGTAAAACTCCAACAGAGTAACTCATTTGTGAATTGCATGTAAAGGAAAAACCTGCACCGCAGACAATGCGGGCAAACCAGATTCTGGCTTGCCAGGTGGAGCATGAGATGCCGGAGCCTGGACACCTGAAGCTGGGTAACCCGCCGGAACAGGGCAACTCAGACTGGATACATTAGAAACGGAAATATTTTCTGTTCCAGGAGCACAGGGGACATCATTTTGTGTATGGTTGTAATAATCGGCCCATTGCTTGTACTGTTGTTGATACTGTGAAGCAGCAGGAGCTGTGGTAGAACTGTATGCGGCATTTGAATCAGAATTGTAGCTTGGATACTGATGGGAAGTGTATGTTGCATATTGTCCTTCATGCCATGCGTTCGTCTGGTTATTGTAAGCACCACTTGTGTAACCTCCAGATGTCTGGTAATCACCAGGATTGTAGTAAGTGCTTGAATAACTTGCAGGCCCAGCATAAGACCCTGTATTCTGTAATGAGGAAAGGGGCTGATAAGGAGCACCTGTATTTTGATATGCTCCTGATGGCTGAGGATAGGATTGATTAggttgttgttgatagccattataGTAAGCAGCATATCCTGTATTGTTGTATCCATAAGGATCAGTACTTTGATAGGTTCCATAGCTACTGTAATCCTGCTGTACATTTGTGGCACCGGAACTTGGTGTAGTAGCACTAGCTGCAACATTCAATCCATCTTGAACATTCCTTGAAGGCGGTGCAGCTTGTTGGTCATGATCATAACCAGAATGTGAGACAACTCCATTTTCCCTGGCATAGCTATCTGCAGCATGAGCGCTCCATGGTGCAACTGTAGAATTTGGAGGGGCGTAATATGAAGACATGTGATGTTGGTTTGGATCGACAGCCTGATGAttctatatagggaaaaaaaagGATTTAAAGTCATATAATGGGAAATCAACTCACCTATCCAGAACAATTTATAGCAAGAGCAGTACATGATAAAGTTGCAGAAGAATAGTAAATATAAGCAAGTTAAAAGAGTTGGTGGCTGAAAGAGGAGAAGCATTTAACGCTTTCACCATTCGAGTAAAGGAAACATTTAATCAATCAACATGTACAACGACCAAAAATTATACATGTAGTGAATGTCTATCCATAGAAGGCAAGAGCACACAGTTTCGGCTCATAAGAACCAGTTTCTCAACATAAGGATAGTCGGTAGTCAATGCATCAAACATGACCTTCACAAAATCTATCTACATTGTTGCCCAAGTATCTCCACGATAAACATAAACATGACACATACCAATGTAAGTAAAGCCTTTCATACTTGTATTGATGGATAAAAGCAGACAAGGCATCTTGATTTACTACTTACAAACATCACTAGCACAAGACAGTCAATTGTGTCTCTCCAGCATCAGAGTGACTTGTCATAGCTACTTCATCAAGAACTCTGACTTTTGTGTATCTCATTACTAACCATTAACAAGTTGTACATACATTTAAATAAGGCAGTTTTACTAAGTGAAAAGTCAAACgactttttctttaaatttaaaattttcaaacaattatttatttattttttcgatGAGAGTGGTGTCCGGACCAGCTTTCGagcacctcgactaattccacaAGATATTTGTCATCTCCCACCCACAACAAGTTAGATAACTCTGTCCACCAAGGCTAGGACAGATGGGAAGAGTCACTTAGCGATTGTTTGGTCTGCACTGAGTTCTGAACCCGAGAACCTCAAGGTTCTCAACCACTTTATTGACCACTAGGCCACATCCTTGATGCTATTTTTTCAAACACTTTCAAgtacttcataacataaaatCTTGTGATTTCTACTGCTTCTTACAGTTTCTAGATATAcaaatgttaaataaaatacTCTGAATCGATGTCCAAATTCATACGGACTATTAGATGACCAATGGAAGATCCAAGTACAGGTTTGTGGGTTCAGTAGAGCCCAAAGGTTTGCAGTCGAACCTTATATTTGTGTGAGAACAGGTAGAAATAGAGTTAGATGTACAGTTTAGAACTCATCCTTCCACTCAAAACCAAGTAAAACCAACAACACTTGTGTTTGGAATCTCCCACTATGCTttcccacataaccctaacacgACAATTCTTTTTGGTATTGATGgagtaaatatataaataatataagaaagaaaaaaacagcaGCAGCACAACTGAAAGCCTCACTTCTCTCAGAGAAAGGGAAAAAACTAAAAGCTTTCAATTACATTGGGGCATCATCCCGCCATTATcttatgtcattttgacaccatcatcacaatttacatatattaaGTATGTTAAAAAATAGTTGCAACAAGCAGAAATCTATTTGGACCATAATGACATACATTTTTTTCCAGAAACGAAGTTTGCATAAGAGAAGAGGAAGTACAATTCGAGTGGTTACCTCCTGTGAACTGGGATCCAAAGTGGTCACAGTGGCACTTCCTTGATTCATCATCCTCTCATTAACATCCTGCTTAACCAAACATTTCAGTATTCAGATATCTATAACAAAATCACCACAACACACAAGAAAAAAGATAGTCATAAGTTGAATTGCAGCCTAATGGTTACAACTCCACCTTCTTACATTCATAGGTGGTTCAAATCCCACAAAAGGATCCTTTTCTACACTTCTATCCCAACTATTTAAGTGCCCATCCCTTACTCCAGCAAATTTTATGCAAGAAAGAATTTAACCAGGACTAAAACTGCAGCCTAATCATTACATCTCCACCTATCTATGTCACAGCTGCAGGATTCCAAACCTACAAAAGTGGTTTCTACGTTTCTATCCCAACTATTTAAGGGCTCACCCCTCACTCaaaaatacttcaaaaaaacaaaagagaactAGAATTGCAGCATATTATTGCAACTCCACCTACCCATCATTACATGAGCAGGTTCCAATCCTATTTGCAAGACCACcttcaacaacaataacaactatGCCTCAGTACAAAACAAGTTGAGGTCCAGTATGCTTTGGATCCTAACTATTACATGTGCAGGTTCCAATCCCACAAATAATGTACTCCTTAAATATCATCTTGACTATTTGCAAGTCAACCTTCAACAACAATTTACGACTCGGTACCAAACAAGTTGAAGTCATTATCTAACAACTAAAGAGCTCATATATCATCCAGCATATACTGATACAACAAATCAGTTAAACAGCAAATATCCTCCTTCTACCCATATCATAAGTGGTCTTCATCCCACTTGCACAAAATCCCCAACACCCTTAACACATCCAATAAGCATTTACCACCACAAACACTTACAAAATGTCAAATTACGGATTTGTCCATTCACCATGTTTATAGGTCcaaaaaaatggggaaaaaaacTAGCTAGACATGGAACTACAGCTGCAACTTTGCCTACATCAATCATACTTTCTAATCTCACAAAAAAAGGGgctttttctaataaatttgagcaacaaaaaagaaactaaCCAAAATCTGAACAAATTGAACAGCTTGAGCCTTCAAGGAACAGAGAAACAATCAACCTCGAACAAAGCAGCACCCTTATATGTATTACCAAAGCAAATTGAGacgaaaaaaaacaaaaaaagatatggaaaaaattgggaaaaaaaaaacagagaacGATTAGCAACGAAGAACGATTACAGATATCGATTTGGTAAGGAACTACAGTATAATATATGATTCGAAGCACAGAATTATTCAATGTTAAAGAAGAGATTTTTGATTTATGAAACTAACGTCGGTAGAGAAAATGAAATACGGAgatttgtgtgtgtatatatatggcgtaacttgattttcagtcgaaaaaaaattcaacccgATTGACTTATTCGGGTCGTAATTTgtggggggggagggggggtcgtgtttgagttttttttttttcgc
This DNA window, taken from Solanum lycopersicum chromosome 5, SLM_r2.1, encodes the following:
- the LOC101254205 gene encoding SAC3 family protein A isoform X9 — its product is MLQLVLLHQVPVPQMYSRITVAMEPIKVLILMDTTIQDMLLTIMAINNNLINPILSHQEHIKIQTSGGYTSGAYNNQTNAWHEGQYATYTSHQYPSYNSDSNAAYSSTTAPAASQYQQQYKQWADYYNHTQNDVPCAPGTENISVSNVSSLSCPVPAGYPASGVQAPASHAPPGKPESGLPALSAVQSPAVGGNVHDSYWKHWAPSFQNQQPDPVQSYGQKPLDITPSHENLQQSSSCPQGPSTQYQASYQMPYNYQSSLPTMQQTVTPGDTGSASKLQIPTNPRITSTLTMGLPKLDIQSSTTNAAAKPAYVSVSLPKTNEKVSSNAAENALKPDTFPKSLCGYVERALARCKDDTQMVASQAVMKEIITKATADGTLHTRDWDTEPLFPMSSVDADKKERVIFSAPVSSSPKSKRSPSRRYKSRWEPLEVEKPTVQPASVTPDASKYGSWNKQFSGGKLDIKVNNSSHVKFSLPQRKTPKTDVFRPAKRQCVGDEMDVTDNGEASSDSDKERSQSAYKSAAGAAADTPEERKRRENRSKRFERGHGSRIAANDNRSRNGGAGNVYARRATALVLSRNIEENGNCAVEDIDWDALTVKGTCQEIEKRYLRLTSAPDPATVRPEEVLEKALKMVQSSPKNYLYKCDQLKSIRQDLTVQRIRNELTVKVYETHGRLAIEVGDLSEFNQCQSQLKTLYAEGIKGCDMEFVAYNLLCVLLHSSNNRDLLLALSRLPAEARQNDAVKHALSVRAAVSTGNYVAYFRLYKTAPNLNTCLMDLYADKMRYAAVRCMSRSNRPTVPVTYIAQVLGFTSEESEDTDGVEDCVEWLKAHGACLTSDNPGEMQFDAKASVSTLYMPEPEDAVSHGDASLAVNDFLTRNLA
- the LOC101254205 gene encoding SAC3 family protein A isoform X10, producing the protein MLQLVLLHQVPVPQMYSRITVAMEPIKVLILMDTTIQDMLLTIMAINNNLINPILSHQEHIKIQTSGGYTSGAYNNQTNAWHEGQYATYTSHQYPSYNSDSNAAYSSTTAPAASQYQQQYKQWADYYNHTQNDVPCAPGTENISVSNVSSLSCPVPAGYPASGVQAPASHAPPGKPESGLPALSASPAVGGNVHDSYWKHWAPSFQNQQPDPVQSYGQKPLDITPSHENLQQSSSCPQGPSTQYQASYQMPYNYQSSLPTMQQTVTPGDTGSASKLQIPTNPRITSTLTMGLPKLDIQSSTTNAAAKPAYVSVSLPKTNEKVSSNAAENALKPDTFPKSLCGYVERALARCKDDTQMVASQAVMKEIITKATADGTLHTRDWDTEPLFPMSSVDADKKERVIFSAPVSSSPKSKRSPSRRYKSRWEPLEVEKPTVQPASVTPDASKYGSWNKQFSGGKLDIKVNNSSHVKFSLPQRKTPKTDVFRPAKRQCVGDEMDVTDNGEASSDSDKERSQSAYKSAAGAAADTPEERKRRENRSKRFERGHGSRIAANDNRSRNGGAGNVYARRATALVLSRNIEENGNCAVEDIDWDALTVKGTCQEIEKRYLRLTSAPDPATVRPEEVLEKALKMVQSSPKNYLYKCDQLKSIRQDLTVQRIRNELTVKVYETHGRLAIEVGDLSEFNQCQSQLKTLYAEGIKGCDMEFVAYNLLCVLLHSSNNRDLLLALSRLPAEARQNDAVKHALSVRAAVSTGNYVAYFRLYKTAPNLNTCLMDLYADKMRYAAVRCMSRSNRPTVPVTYIAQVLGFTSEESEDTDGVEDCVEWLKAHGACLTSDNPGEMQFDAKASVSTLYMPEPEDAVSHGDASLAVNDFLTRNLA